The Candidatus Kryptonium sp. genome contains a region encoding:
- the efp gene encoding elongation factor P, whose protein sequence is MATTADIRNGLNIRYNGKVYTIIDFQHVKRGRGGAFVRVKLKDVKTGRILDETFDSGEEIEIVRLDFRKFQFLYKDGDEFVFMDLETFDQIHVPSDLVGDNALFMKENETVDILFDGDQILGIQLPTFVELEVIETEPGIKGDTVTNVMKPAKLETGAIINVPLFIEQGEKIRVDTRTGEYVERVK, encoded by the coding sequence ATGGCCACAACAGCTGACATTAGAAATGGTTTAAACATAAGATATAATGGCAAAGTCTATACGATTATTGATTTTCAACATGTTAAAAGAGGTCGTGGCGGAGCGTTCGTAAGGGTCAAACTTAAAGATGTCAAAACTGGCAGAATCCTTGATGAGACATTTGATTCCGGAGAAGAAATTGAAATCGTCAGGCTTGATTTCAGAAAGTTTCAATTTTTATATAAAGACGGTGATGAATTTGTGTTTATGGATCTTGAGACATTTGACCAAATTCATGTTCCATCTGATCTTGTAGGTGATAATGCGTTGTTTATGAAAGAAAACGAGACAGTTGACATTCTTTTTGATGGAGATCAGATACTTGGAATTCAACTTCCGACATTTGTTGAGCTTGAGGTTATTGAAACAGAACCAGGTATAAAGGGAGATACAGTGACAAATGTAATGAAGCCAGCGAAACTTGAAACAGGTGCAATTATAAATGTTCCACTCTTTATTGAACAGGGCGAAAAAATCAGAGTTGATACAAGAACTGGCGAGTATGTTGAAAGAGTAAAATAA
- the accB gene encoding acetyl-CoA carboxylase biotin carboxyl carrier protein, whose amino-acid sequence MDLNYIKELIKAVDESGVEEIEIEIEGSKLRISKNRRGEVNVSQTGSNSLPNYIPIPFPIYSTGFAQPPMAIPQQPVVSPQSVPAPVEVKETKPQEKTETPAVETGKKYHEIKSPIVGTFYRAPAPDADPYVKVGDEVFPGTVLCIVEAMKLMNEIESDVHGIVAKILVENAQPVEYGQPLFLIELI is encoded by the coding sequence ATGGATCTTAATTACATCAAGGAATTAATCAAAGCGGTTGATGAAAGCGGTGTTGAAGAGATTGAGATAGAAATTGAGGGCTCAAAATTAAGGATAAGCAAGAACCGCAGGGGCGAGGTCAATGTTTCTCAAACAGGATCAAATTCTCTTCCAAATTATATCCCAATTCCATTTCCGATTTATTCAACCGGGTTTGCTCAGCCACCTATGGCTATTCCCCAGCAACCCGTTGTATCACCTCAAAGCGTTCCAGCACCAGTTGAAGTGAAAGAAACGAAACCGCAAGAAAAAACAGAAACACCAGCAGTTGAAACAGGCAAAAAGTATCATGAAATAAAATCACCAATAGTTGGCACATTTTATCGTGCTCCAGCTCCAGATGCAGATCCATATGTTAAAGTTGGGGATGAAGTATTCCCTGGTACGGTCCTTTGCATAGTTGAAGCGATGAAACTTATGAACGAGATTGAATCAGATGTCCACGGAATCGTCGCAAAAATACTCGTTGAAAATGCACAACCTGTTGAATATGGTCAACCTCTATTTTTAATTGAATTAATTTAA
- the accC gene encoding acetyl-CoA carboxylase biotin carboxylase subunit, protein MFRKILIANRGEIALRIIRTCKELGIKTVAVYSEADRYSLHVKFADEAVCIGPGPSKESYLNIPRIIAAAEITNAEAIHPGYGFLSENAMFAEICESSGIKFIGPTPDAIEAMGDKSLAKETMKKAGVPVIPGSDGVVNSLEEAREIANEIGYPIMLKAAAGGGGKGMRMVNSDDELENAWQTARAEAEAAFGNPALYIEKFIEKPRHIEIQVLADEHGNVIHLGERDCSIQRRHQKLIEESPSPIVTPELREAMGQAAVKGAKSVKYRNAGTIEFLVDKDGNFYFMEMNTRIQVEHPVTEMVYGVDIVREQIRIAAGEKLGIKQKELKPNGHAIECRINAEDPYKGFRPSPGKITALHFPGGFGVRIDSHIYQEYVVPPYYDSMIAKLIVHAKSRDEAIRRMLRALEEFVIEGIHTTIPFHIKLLNSPEFRSGTDYDTKFVDLKFSMND, encoded by the coding sequence TTGTTCAGGAAAATTCTGATCGCCAATAGAGGTGAAATCGCCTTAAGAATCATCAGAACTTGTAAAGAACTCGGAATAAAAACAGTTGCAGTTTACTCCGAAGCAGATAGATATTCACTTCATGTCAAATTTGCCGATGAAGCAGTTTGCATAGGTCCAGGACCAAGTAAAGAAAGCTACCTCAACATCCCGAGAATAATCGCAGCAGCAGAAATTACGAACGCGGAAGCAATTCACCCAGGATATGGTTTCCTTTCGGAAAATGCTATGTTTGCTGAAATTTGTGAATCATCGGGTATAAAATTTATAGGTCCGACGCCAGATGCAATTGAAGCCATGGGTGATAAGTCGTTAGCGAAGGAAACAATGAAAAAAGCCGGCGTTCCAGTAATCCCAGGAAGTGATGGTGTTGTCAATTCGCTTGAAGAAGCGCGGGAAATTGCTAATGAAATTGGTTATCCGATAATGCTTAAAGCTGCAGCTGGCGGAGGCGGTAAGGGAATGAGAATGGTAAATAGCGATGACGAACTTGAAAATGCATGGCAAACTGCAAGGGCAGAAGCAGAGGCAGCTTTTGGAAATCCAGCACTTTATATTGAAAAGTTTATTGAAAAACCAAGACATATTGAAATTCAAGTCCTCGCAGATGAACACGGAAATGTAATTCACCTCGGTGAAAGAGATTGCTCAATTCAAAGAAGACATCAAAAACTAATTGAGGAATCCCCATCTCCAATCGTAACACCTGAGCTTCGCGAAGCGATGGGACAAGCAGCTGTCAAAGGAGCGAAAAGCGTAAAGTATAGAAACGCTGGAACGATTGAATTCCTCGTTGATAAGGATGGAAACTTCTACTTTATGGAGATGAACACGCGAATTCAGGTTGAACATCCAGTTACGGAAATGGTTTACGGAGTTGATATAGTGCGAGAACAGATCAGAATCGCAGCTGGTGAAAAACTTGGCATAAAGCAGAAAGAATTAAAACCAAATGGCCACGCAATTGAATGCAGGATCAACGCCGAAGATCCTTATAAAGGTTTCAGACCTTCTCCCGGAAAGATAACTGCTCTACATTTCCCAGGCGGTTTCGGTGTAAGGATTGATTCCCACATTTATCAAGAATATGTTGTACCACCATACTATGATTCAATGATAGCGAAATTAATCGTCCACGCTAAATCAAGAGACGAAGCAATCCGAAGAATGTTGAGAGCACTTGAAGAATTCGTAATTGAAGGAATTCACACAACAATTCCTTTTCACATCAAACTTTTGAATTCACCCGAATTTAGAAGTGGAACCGATTACGATACAAAGTTTGTTGACCTCAAATTTAGCATGAACGACTAA
- the gcvH gene encoding glycine cleavage system protein GcvH, translating to MQFPENLKYTKEHEWIRIEDDSIGVVGITDYAQSELGDIVYVDLPAIGKTVKQLESFGTIEAVKAVSDLFSPISGEIIEVNEKLKDSPDLINKDPYGEGWIIKIKIKDLSELDNLLSAEDYRKLIGK from the coding sequence ATGCAGTTCCCAGAAAATTTAAAGTACACAAAAGAACATGAATGGATAAGAATTGAAGACGACTCTATCGGGGTCGTCGGAATAACTGATTACGCACAAAGTGAACTTGGAGATATCGTCTATGTTGATCTTCCAGCAATTGGAAAAACCGTAAAACAACTTGAATCCTTCGGCACCATTGAAGCAGTTAAAGCTGTATCTGATCTCTTTTCCCCCATTTCCGGTGAAATAATTGAAGTGAATGAAAAATTAAAAGATTCACCAGATTTGATCAACAAAGATCCATATGGTGAGGGCTGGATAATTAAAATCAAAATCAAAGATCTCAGCGAACTTGATAACCTTCTCTCTGCAGAAGATTACAGAAAATTAATAGGCAAGTAA
- the gcvPA gene encoding aminomethyl-transferring glycine dehydrogenase subunit GcvPA, which translates to MGFVPNTDEDRQEMLKAIGVSSFEELISDIPPEIRLKEDLKLPEPLSEYEVLKELQSISEKNLDLNHAISFLGGGAYDHFTPSAVFTIISRSEFYTAYTPYQAEVSQGTLQAIYEYQTMICRLTGMDVANASMYDGGSALAEAVLLALGHTGRNEVVIAGPVNPNYLTVVRTYTHPRRADIKLTKFDSGICDIDDLKSKVTDKTACVVVQQPNFFGNIENVFEIEKITHNVGALFIVAIDPISLGLLVPPGEYGADVVVGEGQSLGIPLSFGGPYLGIFAVKEFLIRKIPGRLAGITIDRDGERGFALTLQTREQHIRREKATSNICTNQSLMMLAATVYMALMGKQGLKEVATLCLQKSHYLAEEISKIKGFKLKYNQPFFKEFVVQTPVPVSKIKEKLQPKKILPGIDLSKFDGYGDGLLIAVTEKRTKKEMDLFVEELKNLV; encoded by the coding sequence ATGGGCTTCGTTCCAAACACCGATGAAGACAGACAAGAAATGTTAAAAGCAATCGGGGTTTCATCATTTGAAGAACTAATCTCTGACATCCCACCTGAAATTAGATTGAAAGAAGATTTAAAACTGCCCGAACCGCTTTCTGAATATGAGGTTTTAAAAGAACTCCAAAGCATCTCTGAGAAAAATCTTGATTTAAATCATGCGATCTCTTTTCTTGGTGGCGGTGCTTATGACCATTTCACACCATCAGCTGTCTTCACCATAATAAGTAGATCCGAATTTTACACCGCTTACACACCTTATCAAGCAGAAGTAAGCCAAGGAACACTACAAGCAATATATGAATATCAAACGATGATATGTCGTTTAACTGGGATGGATGTTGCGAACGCTTCAATGTATGATGGCGGAAGTGCACTCGCAGAAGCTGTCCTGCTCGCGCTCGGACATACAGGAAGAAATGAGGTAGTAATCGCTGGGCCAGTTAATCCAAATTATTTAACAGTTGTCCGCACCTATACACATCCAAGAAGAGCAGATATAAAATTGACAAAATTTGATTCGGGGATTTGTGATATTGATGACTTAAAATCAAAAGTCACGGATAAAACTGCCTGCGTCGTCGTCCAGCAACCAAACTTCTTCGGAAACATTGAAAATGTCTTTGAAATTGAAAAGATAACTCATAATGTTGGTGCCTTATTCATAGTTGCTATTGATCCCATATCGCTTGGATTACTTGTTCCACCTGGTGAATATGGCGCCGATGTCGTAGTCGGAGAAGGACAATCGCTTGGGATACCTTTAAGTTTCGGCGGACCTTATCTTGGAATCTTTGCCGTTAAAGAGTTTTTGATCAGAAAAATTCCAGGACGTTTAGCTGGAATTACAATTGACAGAGACGGGGAACGCGGTTTTGCTTTAACTCTTCAAACAAGAGAACAACATATAAGAAGAGAAAAAGCGACATCAAACATTTGCACAAACCAAAGCTTAATGATGCTTGCAGCGACAGTTTACATGGCTTTGATGGGGAAACAAGGATTAAAAGAAGTTGCCACTCTCTGCTTACAAAAAAGCCATTACCTTGCCGAGGAAATCTCAAAAATTAAAGGATTCAAACTCAAATACAATCAACCGTTCTTTAAAGAATTTGTTGTTCAAACACCTGTTCCAGTTTCAAAAATTAAAGAAAAACTACAACCGAAAAAGATTCTTCCTGGGATTGATCTTTCAAAGTTTGATGGCTATGGTGATGGTTTATTAATTGCAGTGACTGAAAAAAGAACGAAGAAGGAAATGGATCTTTTCGTTGAGGAACTGAAAAACCTTGTATGA
- a CDS encoding glycosyltransferase, producing MKRFSVIIPTFNEEKSLCWAEKTFTNEIKQKYNIEIIISDGGSTDGTIEIAKRFADKIILNENKEKQTIAQGRNLGALSSDGEILIFLNADTKIQDIDLFFKLCDNLMKMPGVVALSFEVAVYPEEELFKDRVFHWLINKFFAMLNVVGLGMGRGECHVVKRETFFEVNGYNDKIVAGEDFDLYMRLRRLGKIINVHGIKIYESPRRYRKYGYIRTLSLWFLNSISIIFFKRSISKVWDAVR from the coding sequence ATGAAAAGATTTTCGGTTATAATTCCAACATTTAACGAAGAAAAGTCGCTCTGCTGGGCTGAAAAAACATTTACGAACGAAATCAAACAAAAATATAACATTGAAATCATAATAAGCGACGGCGGAAGCACAGACGGCACGATTGAGATAGCTAAAAGATTTGCCGACAAAATTATTTTAAATGAAAATAAAGAAAAACAAACCATAGCTCAAGGTAGAAATCTCGGGGCTTTGAGCTCAGACGGAGAAATTTTAATTTTTTTAAACGCTGACACAAAAATTCAAGATATTGATCTATTTTTTAAACTTTGCGATAACCTTATGAAAATGCCAGGAGTTGTTGCTTTGTCTTTTGAAGTTGCGGTATATCCCGAAGAAGAACTTTTCAAAGACAGAGTTTTCCACTGGTTGATTAACAAGTTTTTTGCAATGTTAAATGTCGTAGGGCTTGGAATGGGAAGAGGAGAATGCCATGTGGTAAAGAGGGAAACTTTCTTTGAAGTCAATGGTTATAACGATAAAATCGTCGCTGGTGAAGATTTTGATCTTTATATGCGACTCCGTCGGCTTGGAAAAATTATAAATGTCCACGGCATCAAAATTTACGAATCACCGAGAAGGTATAGAAAATATGGTTATATTCGGACTCTCTCGCTTTGGTTTCTAAACTCAATCTCAATTATATTCTTCAAGAGATCAATCTCAAAAGTTTGGGATGCTGTAAGATGA
- a CDS encoding capsule assembly Wzi family protein translates to MRRFLLIFLFISSEVFSQVENVPISHRVYQFLKRMEVRGLIKNFDDASLPISRNEVANFLSEIYTQREKLSPKEQGYLELLLIEFENELKRDDFFETSILKDGFKFKDGFFSDKAKYLYSYRDSNVNFFADLLFNLDTRLTKNSNVILAEIGGRLRGTYDGKLGFYLQSTDGQSFGDKNLALEDFRLKQNYKFNEEGSVNFDFTDAYIKYQTKYLSFQLGREAITQGYGFSGKLFVSQTAPVFDFFKIRFKYKGVSYDFVHSWLLGSKFMISDSIAGKITVINSKYLATHRLNFNFWDKFYFGVWEGVIYTKRFIELAYLNPINFYKSAEHSLQDRDNALLGFDFKSNIFRNFQIYGTILIDDIHFLKLGSGWYGNQLAYQLGIYFANLISDADLIFEYTRIEPYVYSHRFNENSYSHNDFLLGHEIGPNSDDFFIKIIYLLSKRATLAIFAEKIRHGKNPIVGSDTINVGGDFKLGHRLWDAEKVKFLDGNVESKIRFGFDLLWEVRKDIVLGFGAGKYEKNFLTYFKLKIDY, encoded by the coding sequence ATGAGAAGATTTCTCCTTATTTTTTTGTTTATTTCTTCAGAAGTTTTTTCGCAAGTTGAAAATGTCCCTATTTCGCATAGAGTTTATCAATTTCTCAAGCGTATGGAGGTTAGGGGGTTAATCAAAAATTTTGACGACGCTTCCTTGCCAATTTCAAGAAACGAGGTCGCAAATTTCTTAAGTGAAATTTACACACAGCGCGAAAAGTTAAGTCCGAAAGAGCAAGGTTATCTTGAACTTTTGCTGATTGAATTTGAAAACGAGCTGAAGCGAGATGATTTCTTTGAGACATCAATTTTAAAAGACGGATTTAAATTTAAAGATGGATTCTTCTCGGACAAAGCAAAGTATCTATATTCCTACAGGGATTCAAATGTTAATTTTTTTGCTGACCTGCTTTTCAATCTTGACACGAGGTTGACTAAAAATTCAAATGTTATTTTAGCCGAAATTGGGGGAAGATTAAGAGGAACTTATGATGGGAAACTTGGTTTTTACCTTCAATCAACCGATGGTCAATCTTTTGGGGATAAAAACCTCGCGCTTGAAGATTTTAGATTGAAACAAAATTACAAATTCAACGAAGAAGGCTCGGTAAATTTTGACTTCACAGATGCGTATATAAAATATCAAACAAAGTATTTAAGTTTTCAACTTGGGAGAGAAGCGATAACACAAGGTTATGGGTTTTCTGGGAAATTATTCGTTTCACAAACCGCGCCGGTTTTTGATTTCTTTAAAATTCGCTTCAAATACAAAGGTGTATCTTACGATTTTGTTCACTCGTGGCTTCTGGGCTCAAAGTTTATGATCTCAGATTCAATTGCAGGTAAAATTACAGTGATAAATTCAAAATATCTCGCAACGCATAGGCTAAATTTCAATTTTTGGGATAAATTTTATTTCGGTGTGTGGGAAGGAGTTATTTACACAAAGCGTTTTATTGAGCTAGCATATCTAAATCCGATAAATTTTTACAAATCTGCAGAGCATTCGCTTCAGGACAGAGACAACGCTCTTTTAGGCTTTGATTTTAAATCAAACATCTTTAGAAATTTCCAAATTTATGGCACGATCTTAATTGACGACATACATTTCCTTAAGCTCGGAAGCGGCTGGTATGGAAACCAACTTGCTTATCAGCTTGGAATTTACTTTGCGAATCTTATAAGCGATGCTGATCTTATATTTGAATATACAAGAATTGAACCTTATGTCTATTCGCACAGATTTAACGAAAACAGCTATTCGCACAACGACTTTCTTTTAGGTCACGAGATAGGTCCGAATTCAGATGATTTTTTCATTAAAATTATTTATCTTTTATCAAAAAGAGCGACCTTGGCGATTTTTGCGGAAAAAATAAGGCACGGGAAAAATCCAATTGTCGGCTCTGACACGATAAATGTCGGTGGTGATTTTAAACTTGGGCATCGCTTATGGGACGCTGAAAAAGTCAAGTTTCTTGATGGAAATGTTGAGAGCAAGATAAGGTTTGGTTTTGATCTGCTTTGGGAGGTGAGGAAAGATATTGTCTTGGGTTTCGGTGCTGGAAAATATGAAAAAAATTTTTTAACTTATTTCAAATTAAAAATAGATTATTAG
- a CDS encoding S41 family peptidase, which translates to MLRQKFSPLTIIIVLLIGIVIGANLNNLLSSDDVYVQIMKLNDVLNLARKNYVDKIDTQTLVEAAIEGMLEVLDPHSVYIPAKAMERVNEDIRGSFEGIGIEFTIINDTINVVSPIAGGPSEQLGIMAGDKIIKIDDQSAIGLKNEDVIRKLRGPKGTKVKVTILRPGVKELLDFVITRDKISIYSIDVAVMVSKDIGYISINRFSETTDREFREAVQKLKSQGMKKLILDLRNNPGGLLSEAVKIADEFLPKGKLIVYTKGRLPEYNEEFYATSEGTLENVPVIVLVNQGSASGSEIVAGAIQDWDRGLVIGDTTFGKGLVQRQFPLNDGSAVRLTTARYYTPSGRSIQKPYEGKKYVSSAEPSARKDSAKIVYNTKILSRPVYGGGGIVPDFIVQTKSLTDLSVNIRRQNLFYIFISNFMDTKGNEIRNKYGNSFDNFKRNFQITDAMLDEFKNFVISKGIKWDEEQYKQDLSYIRAILKAHVARFIWRNDGWYPVMLEIDEQFQKALELMPQAEKLFASTK; encoded by the coding sequence ATGCTTCGGCAAAAGTTCTCCCCGCTTACGATAATAATCGTGCTTTTAATCGGGATAGTGATTGGGGCGAATTTAAATAATTTGCTTTCCAGCGATGATGTCTATGTTCAAATAATGAAGTTAAATGATGTCCTTAACTTAGCACGAAAAAACTATGTTGATAAAATTGACACACAAACTCTTGTTGAAGCAGCTATTGAAGGAATGCTTGAGGTTCTTGATCCGCACTCGGTGTATATTCCCGCAAAAGCAATGGAAAGAGTAAACGAAGATATAAGAGGTAGCTTTGAAGGAATCGGAATTGAATTCACAATCATAAATGACACAATAAATGTTGTCTCTCCAATAGCTGGCGGTCCAAGCGAACAACTTGGAATAATGGCTGGAGATAAAATAATCAAGATAGATGATCAATCAGCAATCGGCCTGAAAAATGAAGATGTCATAAGAAAACTTCGTGGTCCGAAAGGAACGAAGGTTAAGGTTACAATTTTAAGACCTGGTGTCAAGGAACTTTTAGATTTTGTGATAACGAGGGATAAAATTTCAATTTACAGTATTGATGTTGCTGTGATGGTTTCAAAAGACATTGGATATATAAGCATCAACAGGTTCTCCGAAACGACAGATAGAGAGTTCAGAGAAGCGGTTCAAAAGCTTAAATCACAAGGAATGAAAAAACTCATCCTTGACTTACGAAATAATCCAGGTGGGCTTCTATCAGAAGCTGTGAAAATCGCTGATGAATTCCTTCCAAAAGGAAAGTTGATAGTTTATACAAAGGGTCGTCTCCCCGAATATAACGAGGAATTTTACGCAACTTCAGAGGGAACACTTGAAAATGTCCCCGTTATCGTTCTTGTGAATCAAGGTTCAGCTTCTGGAAGCGAAATTGTCGCTGGCGCAATACAGGATTGGGACAGAGGTCTTGTAATTGGCGATACAACCTTTGGAAAGGGACTTGTGCAAAGACAATTCCCGTTAAATGATGGCTCCGCTGTAAGATTAACAACCGCAAGATATTATACTCCGAGCGGTAGATCAATTCAAAAACCTTACGAAGGGAAGAAATATGTTTCATCTGCTGAACCAAGTGCTCGGAAAGATTCAGCTAAAATTGTTTATAACACGAAAATTTTATCTCGCCCTGTTTACGGTGGTGGTGGGATAGTTCCCGATTTCATTGTGCAAACAAAAAGCTTAACAGATTTATCTGTCAACATAAGAAGACAAAATCTGTTCTACATTTTCATTTCAAACTTCATGGACACGAAGGGGAATGAAATAAGAAATAAATATGGCAATAGTTTTGATAACTTCAAGAGAAACTTCCAAATAACGGATGCGATGCTTGACGAATTTAAGAATTTCGTTATCTCAAAAGGGATAAAATGGGACGAGGAACAATATAAACAAGATCTTTCATACATAAGAGCGATCTTGAAAGCTCATGTTGCGAGGTTTATCTGGCGAAACGACGGTTGGTATCCAGTGATGCTTGAAATTGACGAGCAGTTCCAAAAAGCGCTTGAGCTTATGCCTCAGGCTGAGAAACTTTTCGCAAGCACCAAATAA